The Geothrix oryzae DNA window CAGCAGCAGCCGTTCGCCCAGCCCATGCAGCTCGGCCACGAGACGACCCGAGCCCGGCTCCATGAGCAGGCTGAGGGTACCCGTGCCCTCGCCGTCGGCGCCGGAATACCCCCATCCGTACTGGGCGCGGATGGGTGTCGCCGGTGCCGGGGCGGCCAGTGCAGGAGGGGCAGGAGGGGCGGGAGGAACCTGGAGCGGCATCAAGGCTGGTCCTCCCCGTCGTCGTCGGGCACGGGATCAGGCACGGGATCGACGCCCGACACCGGAGGAGGGGTCTCCTGGACCTTCTTGGCCTGCTCCTTGGCCATGCGGATGCGGAGCTCGCCCAGGCGCTTCTCCAGGGCGCTCCGGTCCGGGAAGACGAAGGCCAGGGCGCGCTCCCACTGCTCGGCGGCTTCGGCCAGCTTCCCCTGCTTCACCAGGACTTCGCCGAGGTGCTTGCGGACCTCGGGACTGAACGGGCTCACCTCCGCCGCGCGGCGGAGGGTGGCTTCGGCCTCGTCGAGGCGGCCCAGCTTGAACTGGGCCCAGCCCAGGCTGTCCACCACATTGCCGTTGTCCGGCGTGGCCTTGGCGCTGGCCTCGATGAGGGTTGCGGCCTCCTCCAGGTTCAGTTCCCGCTCCAGGAGGAGGTAGCCGAGGTTGTTCTGCACCAGGGGATTGGTCGGGTCCATCTTCTGGGCCTCGCGCAGCACCCGCAGCGAATCGTCGGGACGGCCCACCTGCTCGTAGGCGCTGCTCTGCATGATCAGGATGTCCGCGCCCCGCACGGGCCCCAGGGTCCGGGCCTTCTCGAGGCACTCGAGGCACTTGTCCCAGCGCCGGAATTCGGACCAGATGGCGGCCATGCCCTCGAGATGGAGCTGCTCGAGGGCCGCACGGGCCTCCTTGCGGGCGAAGAACCGGTACTCCAGATACTTGGGCGGAAGCTCGGAGGCCTGCTGGAAGAAGGGCACCTTGGGGAACTTTGCGATGCCCTCCTGCAAGGAGGCCAGCGCGCTCTTCCAGTCGTTGCCGCTGATGTGGGCCTGGCAGGTGAAGACCTGGAGTTCGCCCGCGACCCGGGGCCGCGCCGGGTGGTGGCGCAGGAAATCCAGCAGCTCGCGCCCCTTGCCCTGGAGGAGGAGGGCCTCGGCATAGAGGGCCTGGGCCCCGTCGGCGATGCGCGCCTCCTCGATGTCCTGGTCCACCAGCTTCCGGAGCCGCGCTTCGGCCGCCGGGAACTGCCCCAGGTTCATCTGGGCCAGCGCCGTGTTGAAGGAGAGGCGGGGCGTGGGCTTCAGGGCCTCCGCGCGGGCCAGGGTCTCCAGGGCCTCCTCGAACCGGGAGGTCTGCAGCCTCACCAGGGCCACATTCTCCCAAAGCCCGGGTTCCTGGGGCAGGTGCCGGGCCAGGAGCAGGAAGCTCTCTTCGGCGTGCGCCAGATAACCGGCCTGGATCTGCTCCCGGGCCAGCTCCTCCAGCATGCGGAGGTGGCGATCCTCGGGATTCCGGGCGTTCAGGGCCAGCACCGACTCCCGCCGTCCCTCGTAGTTCTGCTGGGCCCGCGCCTGGATGGCCGCATGTTCCCAGGCCGGCATGAAGCTCGGGCGGATGCGGCCCAGGCGGAGCCAGGCACGCAGGGCCCCTTCGCCGTCCTTCACCTGCTCGGAGGTCTCCCCCAGGCGGGCCCAGAGCTCGGGATCCTGGGGCAGCAGGATGGTCGCCGCCCGCAGCTCCTTCGCGGCTTCCGGCCACCGCGCCGGATCCTTCTGGGCGAGCTGGTAGAGCAGCAGGCCCAGGTGGGCCCGGGCCTCGGCATTGCCCGGCGCCAATTCCACGGCCCGGCGGGCCGAGGCCAGCGCGGCGGCTGGATCCTGGGCTTCCTGGAGGGCCTCGGACAGCCGCAGGTGGGCCTCCGCGCTGCCCGGCACCAGGGCCACCACGCGCTTGTAGAGCGCCGCCGCCGCGGCGGGATCCTCGCCCCCGCCCCGCAGCTGGAGGGCGCGGGCCTGGAGCATCAGCGCGCGCGCATCGTCCGGAGGCGCGGCGTGAAGGGAGGCCGCGAGGAGGGCCCCGAGGAGGGGGAGTCGGACATCAGGCACGGTGGGCCTCGCGGTCGAGCAGGTCGATGAGACGGGCATGGGGGACTTCCCAGACGCGGGGCGCCAGCGCGCGCTGGATCGCGGATTCGCCGGGGCGCGGCAGGATGCAGTGGATTTCCGTGGCGGGCGCCTCCTCGGTGTGGCCGGACGCGCGCTTGGCCTTCTTGTCGCGGTGCAGCAGCGGCAGGCAGGCGGGCCAGGGGGCGATGAGGGGCGCCAGGGGTGTCAGGCGCCGGACCAGGAGGTCGAGAAGGTCCGGGGGGAAGGACTTCAGGCCCTGCTCCTCCGCCAGCAGGCAGGCGCCCAGCAGACCCAGCCCCACCGCCTCGCCATGGAGCAGCCGGTAGCCCGAGGCGGCTTCGAGGGCATGACCGAGGGTGTGGCCCAGGTTCAGCAGGCGCCGCTCGCCCGCCTCGCGGGGATCGCGGTGCACCACCCCGGCCTTGTAGGCGAGGGCCCGCTCCACCCAGGCGAACCGGACCGGCCCGTCCTGGAGCATCTCCATCGCCCAGGCCATCTCGCCCAGGATCAGGGCGGTCTTGATCAGCTCCCAGCGGCCGTTCTCGAGGTGGCGCGCAGGGAGGTCCTTCAGGAATCCGGTGCAGGCCACGAGGCGCTTGGGGGGGTGGAAGGCTCCCACCAGATTCTTGCCGGCGGCCAGATCCGCGCCGGTCTTGCCTCCCAGGGAGGCATCCGCCATGGCCAGAAGGGTCGTGGGCCAGACCTGCCAGGCCACGCCGCGCAGGTAGAGCGCCGCGCCCAGCCCCACCAGGTCCGAGACCACGCCGCCGCCCAGGGCCACGACCGTAGCGTCCCGGTGGAGGGGCACGCGGGCCCAATGCTCCAGCCAGGGGATCACGGTGCGCAGCTTCTTCTCCTCTTCGGGCACCGTCACCCACAGGGCATCGCCCGGCTCGGGCATGCCCGCGCCGGTCCAGGCCTCCCGCAGGCGCATGTCGCCCACCAGGGTCCAGTGGCCATCCGGCAACAGGCCCTTGTCCGGGGCCTCCAGCAGGAAGACCTCCGTGGCGAAGCCGGAGGGCGTGGCGAGCCTCATGGGCGGCCCCGCAGGGTGGCTTCCGCCTGCATGGTCTGCTCGCCGCGCAGCCATTGGATCAGGGCCTTGTCGCCGGGCTTGTGGGCGCCCAGGGCAGCCATGAAATCGTAGATGCTCTTGATGGGCCGCTCGCCGAACTTCGTGAGGATGTCGCCGGCCTGGAGGCCGAGGGCCTCGGCGGTGGAGCCCTTGGAGACGCCGTTGATGCGGAACCCCTTCGGATTGTCCGAGTAGTCCGGGATGGTGCCGAAGGCGATGCGCATGGGGCCGCCGTCGCCCTTCATGGGCAGCTTGGCGGTCTCGGGGTCGAAGGCGGGCAGCGTGTCGGCGTTGGCCAGATCCAGCGCCACCGCCCGCCCGAAGGGCGCGAGCTTCGCCATGCCCTCGAAGTTGATGCGGTCCGCCGTGTCCGTGGGCCGGTGGTACTCGCCGTGGATGCCGGTGAAGAAGAAGAAGGTGGGGATCTTCGCCTGCGAGAAGCTCATGTGGTCCGAGCCGCCCACGCTGGCGCCCACATCGGCGCTGATGGCGAAGCCCTCGGGGGCGAGCTTCTTCGCCGCCTCCACGGCGGATTTCGGGGCGCCCAGGCCGCCCATCATCAGCTTGGGCGCCTTGGGATCCAGGCGGCCCACCATGTCGAAGTTGAGCATGAACTTCACGGATTCCAGAGGGTGGGTCGGGTGCTGCACCCAGTAGCTCGAGCCCAGCAGGCCCTCCTCCTCGCCTCCGAAATGCATCAGCAGGATGGAGCGCCGGGGCCGGGCCTTCTTCAGCTCCCGCGCCAGTTCCACCACCATCGCCGTTCCCGAGGCGTTGTCGTCGGCGCCGGGATGCACCTGGCCGCGGGTCTCGGCGCCGCCCATGCTGTGCCGCTCGCCCAGGCCGAGGTGGTCGAGGTGCGCGCCGAGGACGATGTATTCCTTCCTGAGCTTGGGATCTCGGCCGGGGATCACCGCCACCACATTGGGCACCTGGGCTTCTTCGCGGCGGAGCTTCAGCTTCAGCGTAAGGGCGGTCCAGGGCGCGTAGATGAAGTCCTGGCTGGCGGGCTTGCCCGTCGCCTTGATGGTCTTGAACCGGGCCTGGAGATCGCCGCAGGCCGCGCCGAGCGCCTCCGGGGAGAGGCCCAGGACCGGGATGTCGAACTTCACCGGCCCCTCTTCCCGCTGCAGGGGCCGGAGCCCGCCCTCTTCCAGCACGAGGACCGCGGCCACCTGGGCCGTCTCCAGGCGCTTGAGGCGGGCCAGCAGGCTCCGCTCGCCCCGGGGCAGGTGGGCGAAGGCGTCCAGATCCGGCACGGCCCGGGCGATCACCGCCACGCGACCCTTCAGTTCGATGCCCGCCAGGTCGTCGTACCCGCCGGGGATCTGCACGCCGTAGCCCAGGAAGGCCAGGGGCTTGTTCCGGAAATCCGCGTCGCCGCTGAAACCCAGGGCCTCGAGGTCTCGGCCCCACACCAGGGGCCGGCCCTCGTCGCCGTGAAGCAGCACGGCCTCCTGCTGCTCGCGCACCACCTTGGCGATGAACGGGAACCGCTGGATCTCCGCCTTCAGGCCCAGGGCCTTCCACTCCCGCGCGATGCGACCGGCGGCCTGCTCCAGCTCGGGGTAGCCGTTGCCGCGGCCCTTGAGGGCCGGCGAGGCCAGGTAGTCCACATCGCGGCGCAACCGGGCGGCCACGGCCGTCTCGGAGCCGGAGGGCGGCACCGGCGCCACGAGGGCCGCGGCGAGGAAGGCAAAAGTCCAGGGGCCCATGGCATCTCCGGGGATCCCTCTACTTTACCGGCGCTCCGGAGATCCGTCCCGGTTCCCGCAGGATTTGGGCCGCCTGTGGGAGAATGGCCTCATGTCCGAACAGGGAGCTTTCTTCCAATCCGACCGGGTCGACCAGCGCCCCATGCGCCATGCCCTGCTGTGGCGCCTCGCCGGCTACCTCCGGCCCCAGTGGGCGGCACTCCTGGCCCTCCTGGTCCTGATGGCCCTCGGCGCTTTCCTGGAAGTGCTGCCCTCGGAACTCACCCTGCGCCTCATCAACCGCTTCATGGGCCAGGGCAGCCTGAAGGGTGCCGCCCCCATGGTGGCGGGCTTCTTCGGCGTGCTCATCGCGGGCTTCCTCGTCAGCTTCGCCCGCTACTTCCTCCTGGCCAAGGTCGGCCAGAAGGCCATGCTCGACCTCCGCGTCCAGCTCTTCGCGCACCTCATGGGCCGCAGCACGGAGTTCTTCCACCGGAATCCCGTGGGCCGCCTCATGACCCGCGTCACCAGCGATGTCCAGAACCTGAACGAAATGTTCGCCTCGGGCTTCGTAGCCATCGTGGGGGACGCCCTGTCCCTGCTGGCCATCGTGGCCTGGATGTTCTGGACCCACCCCGGCATGGCCCTGGTGGCGCTGGGCATCCTGCCCTTCCTGCTGGTGGCCACGGAGGTCTTCCGCCGCCGGGCGGGCGAGGCCTTCCGCGAAACCCAGCGGCGCTACGCCGCCATCAACGCCTTCCTCCAGGAGCAGATCTCCGGCATGGGCCTGGTGCAGGTCAACGCCCAGGAAGCGCACAGCAGCCAGCAGTTCCGCAACCTCAACGAGGACTACTTCCAGGCCTTCCTGCGCACGATCTTCGCCTACGCCGTGTTCTTCCCCGTGGTGGAGTTCATCACCTCCGGCACCCTGGCGGCGCTCATCTTCTACGCGGGCTTCAAGCTCCAGGCCGGGGCCATCACCTGGGGCCTGCTGCTGGCCTTCATCCAGCAGTCCAGCCGCTTCTTCCGGCCCATCCGTGAACTGGCCGAACGCTACAATGTGATGCAGACCGCCCTGGCTTCCAGCGAACGCATCTTCCGGCTGTTGGACAACCGCGAGGAGATCCCCGAAGCGCCGGGGGCCAAGCCCGCCGTCTTCGCGGGGGAGATCCGGTTCGACGAAGTGACCTTCGCCTACGAGGAGGGCGGCCGGAAGGTCGTGCGCGCCCTCAGCGGCCTCATCCCCAAGGGCAAGCGCATCGCCGTGGTGGGCCACACCGGGGCCGGCAAGAGCACCCTCATCAACCTGCTGATGCGCTTCTACGATGTGCACGAGGGCCGGATCACCGTGGATGGCGTGGATGTGCGAGAGCTCAAGATCCGCAGCCTGCGCGACCTCTTCGGCCTGGTGCTCCAGGATGTCTTCGTCTTTTCCGGCACCCTACGCGACAACATCGTGCTGGACCGGCCCATGGACGAGGCCCGCCTGACCTCGGTCCTGGAGCAGAGCCAGCTCAAGGACCTGGTGGGCCGCCTGCCCCAGGGCCTGGATACCCAGGTGGGCGAGCGCGGGCAGAAGCTCAGCGCCGGGGAGCGGCAGCTGCTGGCCTTCGCCCGCATGCTCTACCTGGAGCCCGCCGTCCTGCTGCTCGACGAGGCCACGGCCAACATCGATTCCGAGACCGAGGCCAAGATCCAGACCGTCATCGAGCGCGTGAGCCACCGCCTCACCACCTTCACCATCGCCCACCGCCTGTCCACCATCCGCGACGCCGACGAGATCTGGGTCATGGACCAGGGCGCCCTCGTCGAGCGCGGCACCCATGACGGCCTCATCAGCCAGGATGGCGTCTACGCCAAGCTGGTGCGGCTGCAGTTCGCGGACGGCGAGGCGGCCTAGCTGGCGGGTTTTGAGCCTGTAGACTGGATCTCCATGCTCTCCTTGCCGCCCCTCTACCCCATCACCGACGCCAGCCTCGTGGAGCCGCTGTCGGCGCAGATCCGACGGTTGGGCGAGGCCGGCTTTCCGCTGGTGCAGTTCCGGGGCAAACCGCTCGGCGCGAAAGAGCAATGGATCGAATTACGCACCGCCCTGGCGGAAGCCGCGGCGAACGGCGGCTGGCCCATGGTCTGCGTGAACGACCGGGCCGACCTCGCCCTCCTGGCGGCCCGGGAGGGTCTGGTGCCCTGGGGTCTGCACCTGGGCCAGGGCGACCTGCCTGCCGCCGAGGCGAAGCGGCTGCCCGGTCTGGCCGAAGCGCACCTGGGCGCCTCCACCCATGAGGCCGGCGAATGGGAAGCCGTGGACGCCGCCTGCGACCATGCCGGGGTGGGACCCTTCCGCGGCACGCGCACCAAGGCCGGCCACGCCGCGCCCATCGGGCTGGAGGGACTCCGGGCCGGCTGTGCCGCGCTGCGGGCCCAGGACCTCGCGCCCGTGGCCATCGGGGGCCTGACGCTCGCGGATGCCGCGGCCTGCTTCGAGGCCGGGGCCGAGTCCCTGGCCATGGTGGGTGAGGTCCACCGGACGGACGATCCCGCGGCCCTGGGCTGGGAGGTCCAGCGGCAGCGCTGGCGGGTGCGCCCGCCGTTCCGGCGCGGCCAGGGCCTCGCGATTGTCGGCGGCAGCGGGGCCGGCAAGACCACCCTGGGCCGCGAGCTGGCCCGGCGTCTGGCCCTGCCCTTCCACGACCTGGACGGGGCCATCGAGGCCCGGGAGGGGCGCCCGGTGGCCGCGATCTTCTCCGCCGGTGGCGAGTCCGCCTTCCGGGCGCTGGAATCGGCCCTCCTCCCGGACCTGCTGGCCACGCCGGCCGTGGTGGCCCTGGGGGGCGGGGCCTGGGAATCCCCCGTCAACCGGGAGGCGGTGCGAACCGCCGGTTTCGCCCCTCTCTGGCTGGCGGAAGCGCCCGCCCGGGCCTGGGTACGGGCCGGGCAGGACCCCAACCGCCCCCTGGCCCAGGACCGGGCCGCCTTCATGGCCCGGTGGGCCGCCCGGCAGCCCGCCTGGTCGCTGGCGCCGATGGCCCTCGCCTTTGGTCACAGTTCCCGGGAGCTGGCTTCGGCCTTGCTAGACTGGTGACACTCCCCCGAGCCTCCCCTTGGATCTGATCCTGTCCGATCTGCACTCGAACCTGCACGCCCTCCGGGCCGTGCTGCGCTTCGCGCGGCGGCGGGCCATCCACCGCTTCGTCCTGCTGGGCGACCTGGTGGGCTACGGCGCCCATCCCAACCAGCTGCTGGACAAGGTGCGGGAGCTGCGGCCCCGCTTCATGGTGCGGGGCAATCACGACAAGGTCTGCGCGGGTCTGGAGCCCGATTCCAGCTTCAGCCTGCCCGCCCGGCAGGCCGCGGACTGGACCCGGGAGAAGCTGCGGCAGGACAACTGGCGCTTCCTGGTGGACCTGCCGGTAGGGCCCCTCTGGGTGGGCGAGGACTACCAGATCGCCCACGGGTCACCCGTGGACGAAGACGCCTATCTGCTTCACATGCGCGAGATCAGCCAGGCTTTCGATGCCTTCGAGTGCCAGCTCTGCTTCTTCGGCCACACCCACCTGCCCGGCTGCTTCGAGCTGGACGAGATCCAGGGCCGCCTGAACTGGATCAGCCCCGAGCCCGGGGAATGGTTCGAGCTCCAGGCGCACTGTCGCTACCTGGTGAATCCGGGCTCCGTGGGCCAGCCCCGGGACCGCGATCCCCGCGTGTCCTTCATGACCTTCGACCCCAAGCGCCGCCGTCTGCGCCTGCACCGCCTCGATTACGATGTGAAGGGCGCGGCCAAGGCCATCCTGGCCGCGGGGCTGCACCGCAACCTGGCAGACCGGCTGGGCCAAGGCATTTGAAAGGCAGGATCCCATGGGACACGCATCCTCTCTGTCCGCTCCCGTGCTCGAGCAGTTCCTCATCCAGGCCCGGCTCACCAAGGCCGTGGGGAGCCTGAGGCTCCAGGGCGTCAACTCCCGCCTGCTGGGGGATCTGCACATCCATGGATTCCGTCCGGGATCGGTCCTGGAGCTGTCCGGCCTCCACCCCCGCGATTCGGTGCCCCCAGAGGGCACGGCCGTGGCCCTTACAATCCTCCTGGGCGACGAAGTACTCACGCTCGAGTCCCTCCTCCTCCCCCCCGTACTCGACGAGGCCGGCAACACCCTCCTGCGCCTGGACTGGCCGCACGAATCAGCGCACCTCCACCACCGGCGGAACCTGCGGGTGGCCGCGCCCGACCAGTCGCCCCTGAAAGTGAAGGTGGCGCACGGCGGGCGCCAGTACGAAGCGCTGCTGGTGAACCTCACGGAGACCGGCGTGGGGCTCGCCCTGGAGGAGCCCCTGATGGTGGACCTCCACGACGCCGTCGAGATCGATGCGGAGCTGCCGGATGGCACCCTCCTGCATTGCCCCGGCGAGGTGCTGCACCTCATCTACCTCGAAGGTCAGCCCCACCCCACCCGCCTGGGCCTCATCCTGCAGCCCCGGCCCGATACGGATCTCGAGGCCATCCACCGCTTCATCCAGGCCCGGCGCACCGACCGCTCGCAGAGCTTCCGGAAGAGCTGAAGGGCTCAGAGGTCGTAACAAAACCCCGCGCCACCGCGATGGAGCCAGGCGGGATGCGCCGCAGATATCTGTTTGTCTCGTGTATCGCCGCAGGCGATACCGAGAGGGAAGCGCCCGCAGGGCGATGCGGGACATCGTTCAAGGGCGGTGACGCCGCGGAGCGCCCGCCTGGCTCCATCCCTCCGGGTGAGGGGCGGCGGGCGTCGCGATGCTGCGTCAGGCTCGGATCGCGTAGTACCCGCTACGCTCACCTCGCCTTCCTGGCCTCGCTCGCCCGGCGCCCCTCGCGCGGTGTCGTAGGGTTTTGTTACGACCTCTTAGGGCTTCCGGAGGCTCACCGCGGTGCCGCTGGCGCCGAGGATCAGCATGATCACGGCCTGGACCATCGTCTTGTAGGAAATCTCCGCGCCGCCGAAGACCGCGGACCGCAGGAACAGCAGGCCCAGGACGAGCAGCAGGGCGTAGATCCCCAGCATCACCTTCCGGGCCTTGGCGTTCGTCTCCGGCGTGTCCTCGGCGAAGATCCGGTCGTAGAAGATCAGGCCGATGGCGGCCAGCACATTGAGGGCGACGAAGAGGAGCCAGAAGGTCCGCGCGGCCGCCGCGGCGCCGGGCTGCCCCACCAGGGGCTTGAGCATGGAGCCGTAGAGCATGCCGCCCAGGCTCGATCCGATGAGGCTGCCGATCACGCCGTACAGGAAGGCGTAGCCCATGTAGACGGCCTTCTTGTCCGCCGGGGCCACCAGGCCCACATAGCTGTAGTACTTCGGATGGGCGGTCATCTCCCCGATGGAGAACACCGAGATGCCGAGGATGAAGACCCAGGCATTGGTGGAGGCGGCGAGGCACAGGAAGCCCACGGTCCCGATCACGATGCCCGCCACCATGGTCGGCAGCGGCCGGGTCTTCTTGACGATCCGGCTGACGAGCACCTGGAGCAGGATGATGGTCCCGCCGTTGACCACCGTGACATGCTCCGCGTCGAACTTGAGGGGGATGCCCATCGACGCGAAGAACGCGTTCACGGGCGTGGCGTCCACGAAGTCGCGGAGGTACCACAGCACGGATCCGAAGTTCTGGAAGTAGAGGATCCAGAAGCCGGAATAGACGACGATCATCAGCATGAAGCGCGCGTCGCCCAGCACCATGGCCGCGCCGTGGGCGACCTCCCGGAGGCTCTTGGTGTTCTCCGGTTTGGGCGGATCCTTGAAGAGGAAGATCGTCGGCAGCAGCATGGCGGCGCAGTAGACCGCGGAGGCGATGAAGACATAGCGCCAGGAGAAGCCCTTCAGCACGCTGACGATGAGCGGCGCCAGGAAGGCCCCGATGTTGATCATCCAGTAGTAGATCCCGAAGCCGAACCCCGAGTTCTCCTCGGTGGTGCTCCGGGCCAGGGTCCCCGAGATGATGGGCTTGAACAGGCCGGCGCCCGTGGCCATCACCAGGAGCGCCGCGAACACGGCCCCGTAGGAGGTGACATTCCCGGCGATGAAGTAGCCCGCCGCCAGGATCGAGAAGGCGAAGAGCAGCATGCGCCGGTAGCCGTAGCGGTCGGCCAGGGCGCCCCCCGCGATGGGGATGACATAGGTGAAGGCGTAGATCAGGCTCTGGAGGAAGCCGACCGATTGCTCGGTGAAGCCCAGGCCCCCCGCCGCCACCTGGTTGGTGAGGTAGACGGCGAGCACCGAGTTGAGGCCGTAATAGGCCGCGCGCTCGAAGAGCTCCATGACATTCGCCAGCCAGAAGACGGGCGGGAAGGAGCGGAGGACACCGGCGGATCGTTGAGTCTTCATCCGGCGAGTATACGGGACGAGGAGGTCACACATCACCCCGGAGATGCCCTCCCGCAGGGCCGGTTCCTGCGAATTCAGCCCCCGCCCCTCTGGAACCCGCGAT harbors:
- a CDS encoding ABC transporter ATP-binding protein, producing MSEQGAFFQSDRVDQRPMRHALLWRLAGYLRPQWAALLALLVLMALGAFLEVLPSELTLRLINRFMGQGSLKGAAPMVAGFFGVLIAGFLVSFARYFLLAKVGQKAMLDLRVQLFAHLMGRSTEFFHRNPVGRLMTRVTSDVQNLNEMFASGFVAIVGDALSLLAIVAWMFWTHPGMALVALGILPFLLVATEVFRRRAGEAFRETQRRYAAINAFLQEQISGMGLVQVNAQEAHSSQQFRNLNEDYFQAFLRTIFAYAVFFPVVEFITSGTLAALIFYAGFKLQAGAITWGLLLAFIQQSSRFFRPIRELAERYNVMQTALASSERIFRLLDNREEIPEAPGAKPAVFAGEIRFDEVTFAYEEGGRKVVRALSGLIPKGKRIAVVGHTGAGKSTLINLLMRFYDVHEGRITVDGVDVRELKIRSLRDLFGLVLQDVFVFSGTLRDNIVLDRPMDEARLTSVLEQSQLKDLVGRLPQGLDTQVGERGQKLSAGERQLLAFARMLYLEPAVLLLDEATANIDSETEAKIQTVIERVSHRLTTFTIAHRLSTIRDADEIWVMDQGALVERGTHDGLISQDGVYAKLVRLQFADGEAA
- a CDS encoding tetratricopeptide repeat protein, which translates into the protein MPDVRLPLLGALLAASLHAAPPDDARALMLQARALQLRGGGEDPAAAAALYKRVVALVPGSAEAHLRLSEALQEAQDPAAALASARRAVELAPGNAEARAHLGLLLYQLAQKDPARWPEAAKELRAATILLPQDPELWARLGETSEQVKDGEGALRAWLRLGRIRPSFMPAWEHAAIQARAQQNYEGRRESVLALNARNPEDRHLRMLEELAREQIQAGYLAHAEESFLLLARHLPQEPGLWENVALVRLQTSRFEEALETLARAEALKPTPRLSFNTALAQMNLGQFPAAEARLRKLVDQDIEEARIADGAQALYAEALLLQGKGRELLDFLRHHPARPRVAGELQVFTCQAHISGNDWKSALASLQEGIAKFPKVPFFQQASELPPKYLEYRFFARKEARAALEQLHLEGMAAIWSEFRRWDKCLECLEKARTLGPVRGADILIMQSSAYEQVGRPDDSLRVLREAQKMDPTNPLVQNNLGYLLLERELNLEEAATLIEASAKATPDNGNVVDSLGWAQFKLGRLDEAEATLRRAAEVSPFSPEVRKHLGEVLVKQGKLAEAAEQWERALAFVFPDRSALEKRLGELRIRMAKEQAKKVQETPPPVSGVDPVPDPVPDDDGEDQP
- a CDS encoding thiamine phosphate synthase encodes the protein MLSLPPLYPITDASLVEPLSAQIRRLGEAGFPLVQFRGKPLGAKEQWIELRTALAEAAANGGWPMVCVNDRADLALLAAREGLVPWGLHLGQGDLPAAEAKRLPGLAEAHLGASTHEAGEWEAVDAACDHAGVGPFRGTRTKAGHAAPIGLEGLRAGCAALRAQDLAPVAIGGLTLADAAACFEAGAESLAMVGEVHRTDDPAALGWEVQRQRWRVRPPFRRGQGLAIVGGSGAGKTTLGRELARRLALPFHDLDGAIEAREGRPVAAIFSAGGESAFRALESALLPDLLATPAVVALGGGAWESPVNREAVRTAGFAPLWLAEAPARAWVRAGQDPNRPLAQDRAAFMARWAARQPAWSLAPMALAFGHSSRELASALLDW
- a CDS encoding PilZ domain-containing protein; this encodes MGHASSLSAPVLEQFLIQARLTKAVGSLRLQGVNSRLLGDLHIHGFRPGSVLELSGLHPRDSVPPEGTAVALTILLGDEVLTLESLLLPPVLDEAGNTLLRLDWPHESAHLHHRRNLRVAAPDQSPLKVKVAHGGRQYEALLVNLTETGVGLALEEPLMVDLHDAVEIDAELPDGTLLHCPGEVLHLIYLEGQPHPTRLGLILQPRPDTDLEAIHRFIQARRTDRSQSFRKS
- a CDS encoding 3-dehydroquinate synthase, with protein sequence MRLATPSGFATEVFLLEAPDKGLLPDGHWTLVGDMRLREAWTGAGMPEPGDALWVTVPEEEKKLRTVIPWLEHWARVPLHRDATVVALGGGVVSDLVGLGAALYLRGVAWQVWPTTLLAMADASLGGKTGADLAAGKNLVGAFHPPKRLVACTGFLKDLPARHLENGRWELIKTALILGEMAWAMEMLQDGPVRFAWVERALAYKAGVVHRDPREAGERRLLNLGHTLGHALEAASGYRLLHGEAVGLGLLGACLLAEEQGLKSFPPDLLDLLVRRLTPLAPLIAPWPACLPLLHRDKKAKRASGHTEEAPATEIHCILPRPGESAIQRALAPRVWEVPHARLIDLLDREAHRA
- a CDS encoding metallophosphoesterase family protein, encoding MDLILSDLHSNLHALRAVLRFARRRAIHRFVLLGDLVGYGAHPNQLLDKVRELRPRFMVRGNHDKVCAGLEPDSSFSLPARQAADWTREKLRQDNWRFLVDLPVGPLWVGEDYQIAHGSPVDEDAYLLHMREISQAFDAFECQLCFFGHTHLPGCFELDEIQGRLNWISPEPGEWFELQAHCRYLVNPGSVGQPRDRDPRVSFMTFDPKRRRLRLHRLDYDVKGAAKAILAAGLHRNLADRLGQGI
- a CDS encoding M28 family peptidase — encoded protein: MGPWTFAFLAAALVAPVPPSGSETAVAARLRRDVDYLASPALKGRGNGYPELEQAAGRIAREWKALGLKAEIQRFPFIAKVVREQQEAVLLHGDEGRPLVWGRDLEALGFSGDADFRNKPLAFLGYGVQIPGGYDDLAGIELKGRVAVIARAVPDLDAFAHLPRGERSLLARLKRLETAQVAAVLVLEEGGLRPLQREEGPVKFDIPVLGLSPEALGAACGDLQARFKTIKATGKPASQDFIYAPWTALTLKLKLRREEAQVPNVVAVIPGRDPKLRKEYIVLGAHLDHLGLGERHSMGGAETRGQVHPGADDNASGTAMVVELARELKKARPRRSILLMHFGGEEEGLLGSSYWVQHPTHPLESVKFMLNFDMVGRLDPKAPKLMMGGLGAPKSAVEAAKKLAPEGFAISADVGASVGGSDHMSFSQAKIPTFFFFTGIHGEYHRPTDTADRINFEGMAKLAPFGRAVALDLANADTLPAFDPETAKLPMKGDGGPMRIAFGTIPDYSDNPKGFRINGVSKGSTAEALGLQAGDILTKFGERPIKSIYDFMAALGAHKPGDKALIQWLRGEQTMQAEATLRGRP
- a CDS encoding MFS transporter; protein product: MKTQRSAGVLRSFPPVFWLANVMELFERAAYYGLNSVLAVYLTNQVAAGGLGFTEQSVGFLQSLIYAFTYVIPIAGGALADRYGYRRMLLFAFSILAAGYFIAGNVTSYGAVFAALLVMATGAGLFKPIISGTLARSTTEENSGFGFGIYYWMINIGAFLAPLIVSVLKGFSWRYVFIASAVYCAAMLLPTIFLFKDPPKPENTKSLREVAHGAAMVLGDARFMLMIVVYSGFWILYFQNFGSVLWYLRDFVDATPVNAFFASMGIPLKFDAEHVTVVNGGTIILLQVLVSRIVKKTRPLPTMVAGIVIGTVGFLCLAASTNAWVFILGISVFSIGEMTAHPKYYSYVGLVAPADKKAVYMGYAFLYGVIGSLIGSSLGGMLYGSMLKPLVGQPGAAAAARTFWLLFVALNVLAAIGLIFYDRIFAEDTPETNAKARKVMLGIYALLLVLGLLFLRSAVFGGAEISYKTMVQAVIMLILGASGTAVSLRKP